tctgctgtgtgacAGAAGACGGGCTGCCTGAGTGCTTTCTCTGCTCTGACATTGAGTCATTGCTTCCTCCTACTTACAGCATTCAGTGTTTGAGGTGGAATCCGTGGTACAGTGCAAGCAAGCTCAAATTTTATAAGGGGAGAAGTTGTGTGGAAGTGAAGTTCtctgtattgttttatgtttgccaAGCACAAAGACACAATGAAAACGTGCTTGTAACCCAAGTGTGTTTGATTCCATCTCAAATCCGTAAATAAATGGAACAAAACTGTACTCAAAGTGGTTGTCAGATTATGTATTAACATCACATTAGCCCCCCGGTGATCATTATTTTCTAAaaggttttgcatatttttaacTGATTATGTAACATCCATGAATTTATCACAGTAACAGGTTTTAGTATATGGTGAAGGACACTGACATTCAGTGCACCATCTGATGGTTATTACATAATCAGTGGCATTAGTGATGGAAAGGGAGGGTGACTTTGTATTCCCTCAGTGCTACTGTACTTTACCCCTATGAGAGTGTATGATGGTTTATGCCACTCTCCTGTCTTTCAAATTGTTACATAACATTATGCTGTCTGAATGGTTATAATTAAACATTTGATTGTCTGTGTGCTCAGTTGGTTACAGCTAATTAGTTTCACGTATACTGACATGGGCATCTGTCATCTCTCCTAACCTGAGGTCAGAGCATATGGTGGCACAGCACAAAGAACAATATTTTAACCTCTGAGCCCTACAATTTCGTTTCTTTCTCCCAGGAGGGGGGCGGAACTGTGGTGTTCATGAGCTCATCTGTGCCAGACGAGGTAAACTCATGATGCATGCGACTGGAcctgtttgtgcatttttatgtttgcataTGCACGcatgtgtatacagtatgtgttatCAGTGCATGATGATCTGGTTGGCTGCATGACTGCTCACTGGGCTGGActcttctgtgtctgttttaatGCAAAAAGATGGCTACTTCCAAACACAGAGCCCAAACACTTCAGCTCTGAGGTTCCTGCTGATGTTTCCACTCACGTTTGGTGTGTAGATAGGCTCTCTATATGGATTTCAGAAAACATAATGTCTGCGTGTCAATTATGCATGGCATATCAAGTTTTCGTACACTTCACCAAAAGGAAGGCAGCTGTGCGGTCATGATTTATTCAGTGTGGAGGTTTTGTTTCTTATCAGGGGTCCATGTGTAAACATTCCCAGATTGTCTACCTCCGTTTTAAATAAGCGTGCCCTAGATACTTGAGTGGAGATCCACAAATTTTGGTCTAGGAATGCAGAAATGCGATGACACACCAAAAGGTTTGTGgataaatattaatattcattatGGGAAAAATTTGAGAAAGCACTTTCCCCCCATTAAAagctatctctgtctctgtcccagtGTGACAGAATCATGTATTAAGAAGCATCAATTTGTTTCAGTTCACTTGTTATGATTTTACAAAATTGTTTAGTGAAAACCAGgtcacatttttctgttgtCGTTAATTTGCTTGTGTGGCTCAGTAGCtgagtttttgtgtttattagtCAGCTTGCTGCCTTCATTACCTGGAAATAACAGATTGAATCATGGGTTCAGCCTCAGTTCACttgctgttaaaaaaacagaactgtTTATTCtgtcatgacacacacacacaagcacatagcacagagtgagagatgggagatagaaagagaaaaacaaggagggagagagggggtggaAGGAGAACACtgttatttggaaaaaaaaaaatcatagacgCTTTCCCTATGAGTGATGGCTATTATGAATCCATAACTTCACTGACATCCCTTTTGCCTCATGTCCAGTAATCCTCAGTGAAATGATAATGGGACAAGGGCTCTGAAAGGCTAGCTACCGCTCCACTGGCCGGTGTACATTGACGAAGGGATCAGGTTATCTTGGGTGTCTGAATTATTCAGACGCCGTTGACATCTAAAGAGCAAGGCCGTGTATGaagtgtcacacacactggggcACGGGGCCATAAGCCGTTTATTCCGACAGAAGGCTGCTGTGCTTGTGGCATCGCgggccattttggctcaatcaACAGAAATGTCACCAGTGAGAGTTGATAGGTAACCTCGACAAGTGCTGAACTGGGTTAAGTATATAAGGGATTCATTACAAGCTGGATGACTGGATGACAGGAGGGCaactgtgttttctctttctagAGAGAACTTGCTATCTGCAGAAGTAGCACACTAATATCCTATGCATACTTGTTTGAGGGATAATAATTGTTTTCTGGCTATTAAGAGGATTTTCATTTAGAGAAGGTAAGCCTTGACTGTCTTGTTACTCTGTTGTCTCATCCTTTGTCGTACCTGCCTTGCCATTCTTGGGAATTATTTCTGCGAGATCAGGTTGATTTTGACAGTATGCAGCAGGCAGCACTTTTTGTCAGGCTTCAGCGGTCTctgcctgttgccatggtgaaatCAGCCTGTTCATAAGGATGAGTTCAGTCTATAGTGAGGAGGTCAGAGAAAGTATGCCTCTGTATTTCTGCTGAGTCCATGCTGAATGTGTCAGACTCTCAGGGTCGCACCAGTTTCCACCGTGTTCACCAACCTCACCAGGGTTTAATTTTTTCTGTGGCTAGTTAACTGTTTGCGTCACCTGCCACTTTTGCAGATAACAACTGTCATTTTGAGGTTGCTCTTTCCACTGTTGAGATTTATTTGACCAGTAAAAATACTGGGGGATGAATTTTGGGAAATGCCAGCCTTTGTGGCTGGTGGGTCAAAAAGTTTCCGCTATGACTTTTCATATATGCGCCTCAAGTGCTTACCTTTGAAATTCACATTTACCTCATATGGCAGACCCTTCCCTGCAGTGTGCTTTGTCTCACAAGTTGCCCTTTCCAGTGAGACAGTTGATCTTTAAAAATGGCATTAATGGTTCATTGTCCAGCAAGTTCCCCTTTTTCCTCAGTAATTACGCTATGGTGTGACTGTGTTCTACCCCATTAAATGTAGTCTCTGTGCAGTTCTGCTGGTTTTACCAAGTCTAACATTTCAGTGAGATAAGTTCCTCTGAGGCTCCAATAAAAATAGCACATCAGCAGCGCAGAGCTGTATGGCTACATGAAGTATGGTTGACCTACATACAGTTCTGTAGATTGTATCTGCTGTGTctttgaagtggaaaaaaaacacactgactgttTTAATGGGCAACAGCCAACTATGTCTTTACCAAGCAACATTTTTAGAGTTTTATGCCAACTATAAAGCAATGCTGCACTAGTTACATCAATGAAGTGCAAATTAAATGGATTGTCCGCCATCTTAAGAGAATAACTTgcaaaatatttgcatttttggtaTGGaatcatgtgtgtttttgaagtgGTAATTTCTAACCTTgggttgtatttttaaaattttttaaagtttttattaaAGTTGgatcatgttgttttgaaattGAAAAGTGATATTTGCCACCATATTCATtatcatttgtctgtttttgtctctcactctttttcctcttttttcttctctttatatatatgtttgcCTGTCCATCTTCTTCCTTTCCCTAtctcccctcttccctctctttctctctcttcttctcctcagtCTCTCCTGAGCTGCTAGGCGTCCTGTCCTCCATTGCAGTCTTCATGGCGCTGAtggctctgttttttctttacctcAGTAACAAGCTATCAGTGGAGACTCCCAGCAATCTGTCACCTCTCGATGGCTATAAGAAGCACCAGCCAGGTACTAAAAACACTTACCGGTTTATATCAGTGACTGTATTTACAGGCACATTGAAATTATTATTGCTGCCAGTGGAGttttgaaataacttcactgggACACTTGAAATTCTTAAATtcactctgctgttttttttttttttttttttaatcagtcacCATTCCCCATGAGAAAAAGTTTATACTGTCAGTATGTTGTTGCATGTCTTGGGTCGTGTTTCAACTCGTGAAAATTGATTCAAACATCATATGTGCAAACAAACCTCTgattctattttatttctgctGTCTACATCTCTTAGGTACACGATGAGTCCAAAGTGACATAATATTAAGGTGTACATATGACTCATGTTTTGATCTGAGCATCTTCACCAAGTGAAATGTTGAATAGCATTTAAACATGGTCACCATGTAAACCTGCTGTATAATGTTTGAGCTCGTAGATTTACATAGACGGTGTGTGTCATTATTGGCATCGGCTTACACAGTGATGCTGGCACCACACATTCATAACATGCTCATGTCCGTGTCAGTGCCTCTGATGAGGTAATCTAGGAGTCAGGTGGCGACAGGATCTCCGGCTGAGACATGGCCTTCTTCAAGAGCTTCCAGCAGAACCTCCCATCTGTCAACATTTCCTCCATCTTGGACTCAGTCAGCAGTCGTGTGGATGACTTGGCCAGTGCTGTAAGTGATGTCACTTACTCTGTCAGTGACCAGTTGACTGAGCAGGTCACCACTATCATCAACAAggtccaggaggaggaggaggataacgAAAACACAAGTGGCCAAGAGGCCAGTCAGGGCTCTGCAGCCCAGGAAGCCAAGGCCAACCTTAAAAGCAAGTGGCAGGATTTAGTGTCTAGAGATCCAGACACCACTAATGCAGATCAGGGTTCGAAAAATAGCCAATCCAATGACACCACGGAGGGGGAACACACCACGAGCCAGCTGGAGTGggaatggagggatggatgctGGCGAGTcaaaaagacagaggcagagttagcagaggaggagaggaggaagaatgaagaaagagaatgggaggagaagagagaacagaagagaaaagagagaagacagaggaagcTGGAAAAAGAAGCCAGTAGCCAGTCTCAGATAAACCAAGAGCAATCCCAAGAAAGCCAGCAGGAGCCCAAAGAGGAGAAAGCTGAGGCTTTAGAGGAAACTTGCTCCTCTCCTAAAGACAACAGCAggggacaaaacaaaaaggccAGCGACAGTGGAGGGAAATCCGATGCACAGCATAATAGCAATGACCTAAATGAATGTTCTCAATCACCCAGCCCTGAAACAGAAAGCATGCTTTCCAAACAGAAATACAAGAATGctgagggagaagaagaggatgagaaTGAGGGAAGccgggaggcagagggaggagataAGGAAGACTCTGAGCCTCCCACAACTCCCTCACCAATCAAGAAGAAAAAGTCAGACAAGAAGAAGGGTAAAGGCACAAAAGAAGGTTCGAAGAAATCGGACAAGGCCTcgaataaagagaaaaagaaggagaaaggcaagaaaatcaagaagaaaaagaaagccaGCAAAGGTTAGAGGATGTGCTGCTTCTCTTTCACTGCCAGTCTCTCTGGAGCTCTTTTCCTTGGCTTGCTCTTCCTCTAACTCCTCTTCAtttccactcattttttttcaaaccatgACTTAAAAACCTTGTTGATGCTCGACCTAGTTTTGAGTCTCTGAAATCATAGCTTTCAGTTTTCAGCTTGTCAAAATTCACCTTGTTGGCGTGTTTCCTGCGAGCTGCTGTGGCTTCTAGTTCCTCTCATTAGTGTCTTTCAACACTGCCAATTTGGTAGTTTCTGAGGTAAATCTAACGTTTGAACCGGAGTGTCCATGTGTCCCGTCCAGAGGGGGGCTCATcagacagtgaggaggagagaggcacaGAGGCTGTGGCCCAGCAGAAAACAGTGTCTTCATGGGACAACAAATGCAAGCAGTCCGCTGAGCAGGGGGGCTACAGCAGCGAGGCCTCGAGTGAACGGGGTGAGATTATGCACATGTACAGTACtatattttttctccctctttattttttcagcatatctactttatttgatagtgataatagagaaagacagaaaaggcaggggagagagaggggatgacatgcagcaaaggacccgAGCCAGATTTAAGGGGAGTTCCATTCCCTGGAttgccattttgaaaaagtcaTTACCGcaattgttgtaattttgtcaATCAAGGACTTTAATTGCATATTGTTTACAAAGTACATTTTATCTTAATTTTGTGCTAGCCACCATTCGGCAAGTGTACGTGTACCCATGGTAGGTAACTGTTGCAAGCCTCATTTAACATACCCAATTAGTCACTTCATGTGCTATATGGCATCTCTGATAACAAAATATTGAGCTACACATCCATTAATCCATCTTTCACTGCTTTGAAAACAGCCAACAGCATCCAGAGGATAAAACAAGGCTCTCCCCTCAACGAGCTCCAGCCTCCTCCCTACGAGGACGAGGACAAGGTGGCGCGCGTGTCCTCGCGTTCCCGTTCAGGACGGGGGGTCAGGAGAGGCTCGTCTCCAGAGGGCTGCGATAGCCCTCGCTGCTCCAGTGAGGCCAGTGAGGACCAGGACACAGAGAGCTACCTCAACAAAGGCTATGAGGAGGACGTACCCAGCGACAGCACTGCTGTGCTGGGAACAGAGGTGAGATCAAGGTGTTGTTCTCCTTCTGGCTCATCGCCCTTTCACATCTCAAAAAGTTGCTGCCTTTGTAAAACAGTCCTGGAAACTgcgttttattttttggttagaAAGTAAAGTAAGCTTTTTGTTGTCCTTTAGTCCAAAATGACagcaatatacagtatatctgtAGATAGTTCATAAGGTTTTTAATCAATGTCAATGATTCAACAATATCTTCCTAATCcaaggtgctgagatttctggctttcaaaacttcCTTTCCCATTTACTTGCTTGTACATTGGAACAAAAAGTCCCACTGGCTCTTCAAGATCACCACACTCACTTAaactgaaaaagcaaaagagcAGTATTACAATAACACCATTTTTCATCTTGATATTACCTCTTCACTAGATCCTTCTGCTGGCTCTGTACTCTAATTAGCTAGGTGACTTGTCTCTATTGTCAAAATATGAGACCTAGGTGTTTGTGTCAATCACAGGACACCATAGCTCATGGGGTGTATACTCTTCTGAGTATATTTGGCATAATTTACTGTGATTGACTGTGATTGATTGTTTGGATTATGTTCactttgtctttatttctcAAACTCTGTCCATTTCTCTCCCCTGCAGGATGGCTCTGGTCCTCAGCTCCCTACGGCGTATGAGCCAGAGCCATTAGCTAAATATGGCACGCTAGATGTCGCCTTTGAGTATGACTCCGGTGAGCAGTGGTTGGCCGTCACCGTCACCGCTGCCACAGACATTCCTGCTCTCAAACAGACGGGCAACATCTCATGGCAGGTCCACTTGGTCCTGCTGCCCACCAAGAAGCAACGGGCCAAGACGGGCGTACAGAAGGGTCCATGTCCTGT
The genomic region above belongs to Myripristis murdjan chromosome 24, fMyrMur1.1, whole genome shotgun sequence and contains:
- the LOC115356505 gene encoding synaptotagmin-14-like; the encoded protein is MAFFKSFQQNLPSVNISSILDSVSSRVDDLASAVSDVTYSVSDQLTEQVTTIINKVQEEEEDNENTSGQEASQGSAAQEAKANLKSKWQDLVSRDPDTTNADQGSKNSQSNDTTEGEHTTSQLEWEWRDGCWRVKKTEAELAEEERRKNEEREWEEKREQKRKERRQRKLEKEASSQSQINQEQSQESQQEPKEEKAEALEETCSSPKDNSRGQNKKASDSGGKSDAQHNSNDLNECSQSPSPETESMLSKQKYKNAEGEEEDENEGSREAEGGDKEDSEPPTTPSPIKKKKSDKKKGKGTKEGSKKSDKASNKEKKKEKGKKIKKKKKASKEGGSSDSEEERGTEAVAQQKTVSSWDNKCKQSAEQGGYSSEASTNSIQRIKQGSPLNELQPPPYEDEDKVARVSSRSRSGRGVRRGSSPEGCDSPRCSSEASEDQDTESYLNKGYEEDVPSDSTAVLGTEDGSGPQLPTAYEPEPLAKYGTLDVAFEYDSGEQWLAVTVTAATDIPALKQTGNISWQVHLVLLPTKKQRAKTGVQKGPCPVFTETFKFSRVEQEALGDYAVRFRLYSVRRMKKEKILGEKVFYLTKLNLQGKMALPVTLEPGSELTGCGSLVSVSRSAGALSYRSAGDSSMPEILLGLIYNSATGRLSAEVIQGSHFKNTASDKPTNGLFCCIKHFIGGQLYVMRDTYVKLTMLDSKGKEMSKCKTAVCRGQPNPTYKETFVFQVALFQLSEVSLVVSVFCRRSSMKPRERLGWVSLGLNSTGEEQQAHWTQMKEAEGQQVCHWHTLTDT